Proteins from one Dermacentor variabilis isolate Ectoservices chromosome 1, ASM5094787v1, whole genome shotgun sequence genomic window:
- the LOC142574588 gene encoding uncharacterized protein LOC142574588 has translation MPEVTLRNLTTKPAQDCCSTLRSFFGHIEKATKIELQVTSTTQSTTALFFIVKQAVPVTLSGKVAERLGLIGRINTLDALETNRIVERFRDVFQGLGEIKDVAYHMELKPEARGVIKPARRIAIALQERVRAELDRMERDGVVVKVTEPGLVTWLW, from the coding sequence ATGCCCGAAGTGACACTCAGAAACTTAACTACGAAGCCAGCGCAAGACTGCTGCTCTACGCTGCGGTCGTTTTTCGGGCACATAGAAAAGGCGACGAAGATCGAGCTTCAGGTCACCAGTACAACGCAGTCTACCACGGCGCTATTCTTTATCGTGAAACAAGCGGTTCCTGTTACATTGAGTGGCAAGGTGGCTGAACGCTTAGGGCTGATTGGCCGCATAAACACCCTAGACGCCTTGGAAACTAACAGAATAGTGGaaagatttcgagatgttttccaGGGGCTGGGAGAAATCAAAGACGTAGCCTACCACATGGAGCTGAAACCTGAAGCTCGAGGCGTCATCAAGCCAGCGCGACGAATCGCCATCGCCCTTCAGGAGCGCGTCCGAGCTGAGCTGGACCGGATGGAGCGCGACGGCGTCGTTGTTAAGGTTACCGAACCTGGTCTGGTCACATGGTTGtggtag